A genome region from Chryseobacterium sp. G0186 includes the following:
- a CDS encoding helix-turn-helix domain-containing protein: MNILSKTEISALDIIDLNNIIFGNNSDDSVDRHFHKAYDKKTIFKILDYQKKQHLNNTQLAAHFKLSRNTVAKWKKIFLVK, from the coding sequence ATGAATATTTTAAGCAAGACTGAAATTTCTGCTCTTGATATCATTGATCTTAACAATATTATCTTTGGAAACAATAGTGATGATAGTGTTGACAGACACTTCCATAAAGCTTATGATAAAAAAACAATTTTTAAAATTTTGGATTATCAAAAGAAACAACATCTCAATAATACACAGCTGGCGGCTCACTTTAAATTAAGTAGAAATACTGTGGCTAAATGGAAGAAAATATTTTTGGTTAAATAA
- a CDS encoding helix-turn-helix domain-containing protein: MKKKAILQKLKEFEKEERYLDKNMSLSALSYSLNTNNTYLSELINKDFHKNFSTYINELRVYYIIKKLEQNPKYRNYKISTLADESGFISHSAFSIIFKKITGMPPSDYIKNLN; encoded by the coding sequence ATGAAAAAAAAAGCAATATTACAAAAGTTAAAAGAATTTGAAAAAGAAGAACGTTATCTGGATAAAAATATGTCATTATCCGCATTATCATATTCACTAAATACCAATAATACTTATCTTTCAGAATTAATAAATAAAGATTTTCATAAGAACTTTAGTACTTACATCAATGAGTTAAGAGTTTATTATATTATAAAAAAACTGGAACAAAATCCTAAATACAGAAATTATAAAATAAGTACTCTAGCCGACGAATCCGGCTTTATTTCACACTCAGCTTTCAGCATTATCTTTAAAAAAATAACCGGTATGCCTCCTTCAGACTATATAAAAAATCTGAACTAA
- a CDS encoding helix-turn-helix domain-containing protein — translation MPNHTFKKIHIGSLVKQRVMELGEEIEMSRICNFLDCKESDVVDMYESESLDSKILLRWSKLLEYDFFRIYSQHLILYSPKSSNNIHYHKKDINLPIFRKNIYTREIIDFIIELIQSGKKDRKQIIEEYRIPKTTLYKWLNKYKHNDT, via the coding sequence ATGCCAAATCACACATTTAAAAAAATTCATATAGGCTCTTTGGTTAAGCAAAGGGTTATGGAACTTGGTGAAGAAATAGAAATGTCCCGTATTTGCAATTTTTTAGACTGTAAAGAATCTGATGTAGTGGATATGTACGAGTCAGAAAGTTTAGACTCAAAAATATTATTACGATGGTCTAAATTATTAGAATATGATTTTTTCAGGATCTATTCGCAACACCTTATTTTATATTCTCCAAAATCATCTAACAATATTCATTATCATAAGAAAGATATAAACTTACCTATTTTTCGCAAAAATATTTACACACGGGAAATTATTGACTTTATTATTGAACTCATCCAATCAGGCAAAAAGGACCGAAAACAAATTATCGAAGAGTATAGAATTCCTAAGACAACCTTGTACAAATGGCTTAATAAATATAAACACAATGACACCTAA